One window of Flavobacterium ammonificans genomic DNA carries:
- the hisIE gene encoding bifunctional phosphoribosyl-AMP cyclohydrolase/phosphoribosyl-ATP diphosphatase HisIE, with protein sequence MNIDFSKSAHGLIPTIIQDSETKAVLMLGYMNEEAFVKTQETKKVTFYSRSKQRLWTKGEESGNFLNLVSFKNDCDNDTLLIQVQPVGPTCHNGTDTCWAEENQPNYGFISNLEQTIKTRRDNADAEKSYVASLFEKGINKIAQKVGEEAVEVVIEAKDDNDELFLSESADLLFHYLILLQAKGFQLNDVIEVLKRRQK encoded by the coding sequence ATGAACATCGATTTTTCAAAAAGTGCCCATGGATTAATTCCAACCATTATTCAAGATAGCGAAACCAAAGCCGTTTTAATGTTGGGCTATATGAACGAAGAGGCTTTCGTCAAAACACAAGAAACAAAAAAAGTAACCTTTTATAGTCGCTCCAAACAACGCCTTTGGACCAAAGGAGAAGAAAGTGGTAACTTTTTGAACCTAGTAAGTTTCAAAAACGATTGTGACAATGATACACTGCTAATTCAAGTTCAGCCTGTTGGACCAACTTGTCATAACGGAACCGATACCTGTTGGGCAGAAGAAAACCAACCGAATTATGGGTTTATTTCGAATTTGGAACAAACCATCAAAACACGTCGTGACAATGCCGATGCTGAGAAAAGTTATGTGGCTTCTTTATTTGAAAAAGGAATCAATAAAATAGCTCAAAAAGTAGGTGAGGAAGCGGTAGAAGTTGTTATTGAAGCAAAAGACGACAACGATGAATTATTTTTGAGCGAGAGTGCTGATTTACTTTTCCACTATCTTATTTTATTACAAGCCAAAGGTTTTCAACTCAATGATGTCATTGAAGTTTTGAAAAGGAGACAGAAATAA
- a CDS encoding alkaline phosphatase D family protein produces the protein MIFIRPKFTYQLAVIISLITLSSYSQTKTYSIAFGSCDNQRLKNELWKSIDENHPVAWIWGGDDVYSDTEDMNELKENYAIQKNDSDYLQFIANKQILGTWDDHDYGLNDGGEEYQYKRESQQLLLDFLGTAKDAPERFRDGVYNSRVINFDGNKVKIIVLDTRFFRTAVTKSVNSKKRLQPNPYGQGTILGEAQWKWLEEELSTSDAQFNVIVSSIQLLSDKHGFECWGNFPHEIDQLEKLLVTSKAKGAFIISGDRHIATFSSKKVTNLNYPLVDFTSSGLTHVYSSFSGEENPYIVGKVVSEKNFGLLQFDFTNNRVIMQIHGLENKLLGEHIQQY, from the coding sequence ATGATATTTATCCGTCCTAAATTTACTTACCAATTAGCGGTAATTATTTCACTAATTACGCTTTCTAGTTATTCTCAAACTAAAACCTATTCCATTGCTTTTGGTTCTTGTGACAATCAAAGACTCAAAAACGAATTATGGAAATCTATTGATGAAAACCATCCTGTAGCTTGGATTTGGGGAGGTGATGATGTCTATTCAGATACCGAAGACATGAATGAGCTTAAAGAAAATTATGCTATTCAGAAAAATGATAGCGATTATTTACAATTTATAGCCAATAAACAAATTTTAGGAACTTGGGACGATCATGATTATGGCCTTAACGATGGAGGAGAAGAATACCAGTATAAAAGAGAAAGTCAGCAATTATTATTGGATTTTTTAGGAACAGCCAAAGACGCTCCAGAACGTTTTAGAGACGGCGTTTATAATTCTAGAGTTATTAATTTTGATGGAAACAAAGTCAAAATAATCGTATTAGACACTCGCTTCTTTAGAACTGCTGTCACAAAATCAGTGAATTCCAAAAAACGTTTACAGCCCAATCCGTATGGACAAGGAACAATTTTAGGAGAAGCACAATGGAAATGGTTAGAAGAAGAACTTTCTACATCTGATGCGCAATTCAATGTAATTGTAAGCAGTATTCAATTGCTATCGGACAAGCATGGTTTTGAATGTTGGGGTAATTTTCCGCATGAAATTGATCAATTGGAAAAATTGCTTGTGACATCAAAAGCGAAAGGCGCTTTTATCATTTCTGGAGATCGCCACATTGCCACTTTTTCTTCTAAAAAAGTCACTAACTTAAACTATCCTTTAGTAGATTTCACTTCAAGTGGATTAACACATGTCTATTCTAGTTTTTCTGGTGAAGAAAACCCTTATATAGTAGGAAAAGTGGTATCTGAGAAAAATTTCGGTTTATTGCAATTTGATTTCACAAACAATCGTGTCATCATGCAAATTCACGGATTAGAAAACAAACTTTTAGGTGAACATATTCAGCAATATTAA
- a CDS encoding M1 family metallopeptidase, protein MNNKAIYLFVVFLVTNTILAQKFTRQDSLRGSITKERSWWDLKKYHLDIKVNPSDSTIIGSNTIDYQVVEKYNVMQIDLQEPMQITKIVQDGIQLKYQREGNIYHVYLAANQNKGDMNKLVVFYGGKPKIAVNPPWDGGITWKKDENGKSFIASSCQGLGASVWWPNKDHMYDEAESMTISVNVPKGLMNISNGRLVSTKPLKDNTTTYTWQVNNPINNYGVNINIGDYVTFSEKYKGEKGDLDCQYFVLRNNLAKAKKQFQDVPKMLKAFEHWFGPYPFYEDSYKLVEVPYLGMEHQSSVTYGNGYQNGYRGRDLSGTGWGLKFDFIIIHESGHEWFANNITYKDIADMWIHESFTNYSESLFVEYYYGKEAGAAYVRGTRKNIQNDQPIIGQYDVNNEGSGDMYYKGGNMLHTIRQIINDDEKWRQILRGLNSTFYHQTVTTQQIENYISEQAGIDLTPVFNQYLRDTRVPILEYYFKEKQLVYRWINCVDGFTIPVKVDLNGESLRILPTKEWKIQTLATTNSKLTIDANYYVAGFDSSN, encoded by the coding sequence ATGAATAATAAAGCGATTTACCTGTTTGTTGTGTTTTTGGTTACCAATACCATTTTGGCACAAAAATTTACTAGACAAGATAGCTTACGTGGAAGTATTACGAAAGAAAGAAGTTGGTGGGATCTAAAAAAATACCACTTGGATATCAAAGTCAATCCTTCGGATAGTACCATTATTGGTTCAAATACAATTGATTATCAGGTTGTAGAAAAATACAATGTGATGCAAATTGATTTGCAAGAGCCAATGCAAATTACCAAAATAGTACAAGACGGAATCCAATTGAAGTATCAAAGAGAAGGGAATATCTATCATGTATATTTGGCAGCCAATCAAAACAAAGGAGACATGAATAAACTTGTGGTTTTTTATGGTGGAAAACCCAAAATAGCGGTTAACCCACCATGGGATGGTGGAATTACCTGGAAGAAAGATGAAAACGGAAAATCATTTATTGCCTCTTCTTGTCAAGGATTAGGCGCTAGTGTTTGGTGGCCTAACAAAGACCATATGTACGACGAAGCTGAATCGATGACGATAAGCGTCAATGTACCAAAAGGATTAATGAATATTTCCAATGGTCGTTTGGTTAGTACCAAACCATTAAAAGACAATACGACGACCTACACTTGGCAAGTAAATAATCCAATTAATAATTACGGAGTTAATATTAACATTGGTGATTATGTGACCTTTTCAGAGAAATACAAAGGCGAAAAAGGTGATTTAGATTGTCAATACTTTGTGTTGCGAAATAATTTAGCTAAAGCCAAAAAACAATTTCAAGATGTTCCTAAAATGCTAAAGGCTTTCGAACATTGGTTTGGACCGTATCCTTTTTATGAAGATAGTTATAAATTGGTTGAAGTGCCATATTTAGGCATGGAACACCAAAGTAGTGTGACCTATGGAAATGGCTATCAAAACGGCTATCGTGGACGTGATCTAAGCGGCACAGGTTGGGGATTGAAATTTGATTTTATTATAATTCACGAGTCAGGACATGAGTGGTTTGCAAACAACATTACTTATAAAGATATAGCCGACATGTGGATTCACGAAAGTTTTACTAATTATTCGGAGAGTTTGTTTGTAGAATACTATTATGGCAAAGAAGCCGGTGCAGCTTATGTTCGTGGTACTCGTAAAAACATACAGAATGACCAACCGATTATTGGCCAATACGATGTCAACAATGAAGGTTCTGGTGATATGTATTACAAAGGTGGAAATATGTTGCATACGATTCGTCAAATAATTAATGATGACGAAAAATGGCGACAAATATTAAGAGGTTTGAACAGTACTTTTTACCATCAAACGGTAACAACTCAACAAATTGAAAACTATATTAGTGAACAAGCTGGTATTGACTTAACGCCAGTTTTTAATCAATATTTGAGAGATACACGAGTACCCATTTTAGAATATTATTTCAAAGAAAAACAATTGGTGTATCGTTGGATTAATTGTGTGGATGGGTTTACGATACCAGTTAAGGTTGATTTAAATGGAGAATCTTTAAGAATCCTTCCGACCAAGGAATGGAAAATACAGACGCTAGCCACAACCAATTCAAAATTGACAATTGATGCTAATTATTATGTAGCAGGGTTTGATAGTAGTAATTAG
- a CDS encoding phytanoyl-CoA dioxygenase family protein: protein MEANNQNMTPTMTPTMAANAHADIPGNPSVAKSSLHKLNDRSNGKPLRLLTEEQWNFWINNGYIVIKNAVPKKNAERLANFIWEFEEKDPNDSSTWYAPPRAEMQMKELTNSGMVELYNHQYQWDNRQMQKVYDAFADVWGTEKLWVTIDRANLNFPVRPDHEFKGFIHWDYDPETKPQIVQGVIALVDTTDENMGGFQCIPELFRTYDTWKLTQPEDRHRFQPDTTDFKDQFVKVKMEVGDLLIFNSLQPHGIRPNLTKDKVRIAQYISMMPAEEDNEELKAWRINSWKNRIAPEGYAFPGDPRKWEITKHKTAELSDLGKKLLGLEKW from the coding sequence ATGGAAGCTAACAACCAAAACATGACGCCTACAATGACTCCTACAATGGCAGCTAATGCACATGCCGATATACCGGGAAATCCATCCGTGGCTAAATCAAGTTTACATAAATTGAATGATCGCTCTAATGGCAAACCACTTCGTTTATTGACTGAAGAGCAATGGAATTTTTGGATAAACAATGGATACATTGTAATCAAAAATGCCGTACCAAAAAAAAATGCAGAACGATTGGCTAATTTTATTTGGGAATTTGAAGAAAAGGATCCGAATGATTCTTCTACTTGGTATGCACCACCAAGAGCAGAAATGCAAATGAAAGAATTGACCAATAGTGGAATGGTGGAGTTATACAATCACCAATACCAATGGGACAACCGACAAATGCAGAAAGTATATGATGCCTTTGCTGATGTTTGGGGAACTGAAAAGTTATGGGTTACAATCGATAGAGCCAATTTAAACTTTCCTGTACGTCCAGATCATGAATTCAAAGGATTCATCCATTGGGACTACGATCCTGAAACCAAACCGCAGATCGTACAAGGTGTAATTGCTTTGGTTGATACTACGGATGAGAATATGGGTGGTTTTCAATGTATTCCTGAATTGTTCCGTACGTATGATACTTGGAAATTAACCCAACCTGAGGATAGACATCGTTTCCAACCTGACACAACCGATTTTAAAGATCAATTTGTAAAAGTTAAAATGGAAGTAGGCGATTTATTAATTTTTAATAGTTTGCAACCACACGGAATTCGTCCTAATTTAACTAAAGATAAAGTGCGTATAGCGCAATATATTTCAATGATGCCTGCAGAGGAAGATAATGAAGAGTTAAAAGCTTGGCGTATCAATTCTTGGAAAAACAGAATTGCACCTGAGGGATATGCATTTCCTGGCGATCCAAGGAAATGGGAAATCACAAAACACAAAACAGCCGAATTAAGCGATTTAGGTAAAAAGCTTTTGGGGTTAGAGAAGTGGTAA
- a CDS encoding sugar phosphate isomerase/epimerase family protein: MNKRREFLINSGLVLGTLAIAPSLAFTNKKQAIGIQLWTLRDTLPKDVKGVLAQIAKAGFTEVETFGFSPKDNAFFGTSVTDFKAILDANGLKATSNHFDFNNFIKTGDLSDLNAYIKAAKVLGSEYVTIPWILPELRGTSAADYKKLAAGVNKVAQQCHAAGLKLAYHNHDFEFDQFGDTNGYEILLNETDPNLVDFELDLYWAVRAGHNPLDLFKKHPGRFTMWHVKDMDKANKEWNAEIGKGAIDFKAIFAQAKLSGMKRFFLEHETNYIPNPAESIKISFDYIAKNLI; the protein is encoded by the coding sequence ATGAACAAAAGAAGAGAATTTTTAATCAACAGTGGTTTAGTACTAGGTACTTTAGCTATTGCTCCTTCCCTAGCCTTTACAAATAAAAAACAAGCTATAGGGATTCAATTATGGACTTTACGCGATACCTTACCTAAAGATGTAAAAGGAGTTTTAGCACAAATCGCCAAAGCGGGATTTACAGAAGTGGAAACATTTGGTTTTTCTCCAAAAGACAATGCTTTCTTTGGAACATCAGTTACTGATTTCAAAGCGATCCTGGACGCCAATGGTTTGAAAGCTACAAGTAATCATTTTGATTTCAATAACTTTATTAAAACTGGGGATCTTAGCGATTTAAATGCCTACATCAAAGCGGCAAAAGTTTTAGGAAGTGAATATGTTACTATTCCATGGATTTTACCTGAATTAAGAGGGACTTCTGCAGCTGATTATAAAAAATTAGCAGCCGGTGTAAATAAAGTGGCACAACAATGCCATGCTGCAGGTTTAAAATTAGCGTATCACAATCATGATTTTGAATTTGATCAATTTGGCGATACTAACGGATACGAAATTTTATTGAACGAAACCGATCCTAATCTAGTTGATTTTGAATTGGACCTATACTGGGCTGTTAGAGCAGGTCATAATCCATTAGACTTATTTAAAAAACATCCAGGGCGTTTCACAATGTGGCACGTAAAAGATATGGACAAAGCCAATAAAGAATGGAATGCAGAAATTGGCAAAGGAGCTATTGATTTCAAAGCTATTTTTGCACAAGCTAAATTGTCAGGAATGAAACGTTTCTTTTTAGAACATGAAACCAATTATATTCCAAATCCTGCCGAATCGATCAAAATAAGTTTTGATTATATTGCTAAAAATTTAATATAA
- a CDS encoding hydroxypyruvate isomerase family protein, whose protein sequence is MKTNLNRRSAIKGMLASTAVLSFPLELSAFDLPKSTSFVNLKGNINHSVSRWCFDSLDLETLCIEAKKIGITGIDLVGPEAWPTLKKHNLISTMCNGAELNLVDGFNDIQFHEKLIQRYTEMIPKVAEAGYKNLICFSGNRRGKSDEEGWTNCVIGLQKLIPLAEKHNITLVMELLNSRIDHKDYQCERTAWGVELAKRINSPNFKLLYDIYHMQIDEGDVIRTIINNIQYIAHFHTAGVPGRNEIDGTQELNYPAIMSAIAATGFKGFVGQEFVPKNPDKLASLQQAITICDI, encoded by the coding sequence ATGAAAACCAACCTCAATAGACGTTCAGCTATCAAAGGAATGCTTGCCAGCACTGCTGTGCTAAGTTTTCCTTTAGAATTGTCTGCTTTTGATTTGCCAAAATCAACATCCTTTGTAAATCTTAAAGGCAATATCAATCATTCTGTTTCACGCTGGTGTTTTGATTCATTAGATTTGGAAACCTTATGTATAGAAGCTAAAAAAATAGGGATAACAGGAATTGATTTGGTAGGTCCTGAAGCTTGGCCAACTTTAAAAAAACACAATTTAATTTCAACTATGTGTAATGGTGCTGAGCTGAATTTAGTGGACGGTTTTAATGACATTCAATTTCATGAAAAACTAATTCAGCGTTATACTGAAATGATTCCGAAAGTAGCAGAAGCAGGTTATAAAAATCTAATTTGTTTTAGTGGCAATCGCCGAGGTAAATCAGATGAAGAAGGCTGGACTAATTGTGTGATTGGATTACAGAAATTAATTCCATTGGCTGAAAAGCACAATATAACTTTAGTAATGGAATTATTAAACAGTAGAATTGATCATAAAGATTATCAATGCGAAAGAACGGCTTGGGGTGTCGAACTCGCTAAGCGAATCAACTCTCCCAATTTTAAGTTACTATATGATATCTATCACATGCAAATTGATGAAGGCGATGTGATTCGTACTATTATTAATAACATTCAATATATAGCTCATTTTCATACGGCTGGTGTTCCTGGTAGAAATGAGATTGATGGAACACAAGAATTGAATTATCCTGCTATAATGTCAGCAATTGCTGCAACTGGTTTCAAAGGTTTTGTAGGACAAGAGTTTGTTCCTAAAAATCCAGATAAATTAGCCTCTCTACAACAAGCCATAACGATTTGTGATATTTAA
- a CDS encoding nucleoside permease, with product MNTTNKIKLSSMMFLEFFIWGAWFVTLGTFLKFNFSDPEGSIVGAIFSTQSWGAIIAPFIIGLIADRYFNAERILGVLHLVGAFLMYQMYQSNDIGIFYTYVLSYMILYMPTLALVNSVAFNQMKDPEKEFSTIRVWGTIGWIVAGLSISFIFHWDAAENVAQGMLKNTFLLAGGAALVLGLFSFTLPATPPKVSDEKIKIGDIIGLDALKLLKDKNFAIFFIASILICIPLAFYYQNANLFLTEAGLENPTGKMAIGQISEALFLLLIPVFFSKYGFKKTILVGMLAWAIRYVLFAYGNGGELSFMLIIGIALHGICYDFFFVSGQIYTNSKAGEKYKSAAQGLITLATYGVGMLIGFAVAGWITDNYKTATGTINWEMVWIIPAGIALAVFVLFALTFNDKSKTEVSH from the coding sequence ATGAATACAACAAATAAAATCAAATTATCAAGCATGATGTTCCTAGAATTTTTTATCTGGGGTGCATGGTTTGTAACTTTAGGAACTTTTTTAAAGTTTAATTTTTCAGATCCTGAGGGCTCAATTGTAGGAGCTATTTTTTCAACTCAATCATGGGGAGCTATAATTGCGCCATTTATTATAGGCTTAATTGCTGATCGCTATTTTAATGCTGAAAGAATCTTGGGAGTATTGCATTTAGTTGGGGCATTTTTAATGTACCAAATGTACCAATCTAATGATATTGGGATTTTTTATACCTATGTTCTAAGTTATATGATTTTGTATATGCCAACATTGGCATTGGTGAATTCAGTTGCCTTTAACCAAATGAAAGATCCTGAAAAAGAATTTTCTACTATTCGTGTTTGGGGTACTATTGGATGGATTGTAGCTGGTTTATCGATTAGTTTTATCTTCCATTGGGATGCAGCTGAAAATGTGGCTCAAGGAATGTTAAAAAATACTTTTTTGTTAGCTGGAGGTGCTGCTTTAGTTTTAGGACTGTTTAGTTTTACTTTACCTGCTACTCCACCTAAAGTATCTGATGAAAAAATTAAAATTGGTGATATCATCGGATTGGATGCGTTGAAATTATTGAAAGACAAAAACTTTGCAATTTTCTTCATTGCTTCTATTTTGATTTGCATTCCATTGGCTTTTTATTACCAAAATGCAAATTTATTCTTAACTGAAGCTGGATTGGAAAATCCAACGGGAAAAATGGCTATTGGTCAAATATCAGAAGCTTTATTCTTATTGTTAATACCGGTATTCTTTTCTAAATACGGTTTCAAGAAAACCATTTTAGTTGGAATGTTAGCTTGGGCGATTCGTTATGTATTATTTGCTTATGGAAATGGTGGCGAATTGAGCTTTATGCTAATTATAGGAATTGCTTTACACGGAATTTGTTATGATTTCTTCTTTGTTTCTGGGCAAATTTATACGAACTCGAAAGCAGGCGAAAAATATAAAAGTGCTGCTCAAGGGTTGATTACTTTAGCCACATATGGTGTTGGAATGTTAATTGGTTTTGCTGTTGCGGGATGGATTACCGATAATTATAAGACAGCGACAGGAACCATCAATTGGGAAATGGTTTGGATTATTCCTGCTGGAATTGCTTTAGCCGTTTTTGTATTATTTGCTTTGACATTCAATGACAAAAGTAAAACAGAAGTTTCTCATTAA
- a CDS encoding 3-keto-disaccharide hydrolase produces the protein MIKNIFKIALVTILMQTANAQTALPKGFVSLFDGTSTAGWHTYGKQKATSAWKVENGELHFDPAAAKNGQGGDLVTDKEYENFHLKLEWKVAANANSGIIFYVNEDLTKFKNTYETGLEMQVLDNNGHPDGNIEKHRAGDLYDLIKSTSEPVKPVGEWNSVDIVCKFGKLQMLLNGVKVVETMLWDDKFKALVAGSKFATWPGFAAFQSGKIALQDHGDHVWYRNIMIKEWNTMQTTTGCK, from the coding sequence ATGATTAAGAATATTTTTAAAATAGCACTAGTAACTATTTTGATGCAAACAGCTAACGCACAAACGGCTTTACCAAAAGGATTTGTTTCTCTATTTGACGGAACTTCTACAGCTGGTTGGCATACTTACGGAAAACAAAAAGCTACATCTGCTTGGAAAGTAGAAAACGGCGAATTGCATTTTGACCCAGCAGCTGCAAAAAATGGTCAAGGTGGCGATCTAGTAACCGATAAAGAGTATGAAAATTTCCATTTAAAATTAGAATGGAAAGTGGCTGCAAATGCGAATAGTGGAATTATTTTTTACGTAAATGAAGATTTAACTAAATTTAAGAACACCTACGAAACTGGTCTAGAGATGCAAGTTTTGGATAACAATGGGCATCCTGATGGGAACATAGAAAAGCATAGAGCTGGTGATTTATACGATTTAATTAAAAGTACTTCAGAACCTGTAAAACCTGTTGGTGAATGGAATTCGGTTGATATTGTATGTAAATTCGGAAAGTTACAAATGCTATTGAACGGAGTAAAAGTGGTAGAAACCATGCTTTGGGATGATAAATTTAAAGCTTTGGTAGCAGGAAGTAAATTTGCTACTTGGCCAGGTTTTGCTGCATTTCAATCAGGTAAAATTGCGCTACAAGACCACGGAGACCATGTGTGGTATCGAAATATTATGATTAAAGAATGGAATACCATGCAAACCACTACAGGTTGTAAATAA
- a CDS encoding Gfo/Idh/MocA family oxidoreductase: MKKEENKPTNNRRDFIKTSAMAAAAFMIVPRHVLGRGFVAPSDRLVIAGIGVGGKGQSDIAMFHKSGKADIGFLCDVDTRRAANSVNAFPKAKFYKDWREMLDKEHKNFDAVSVSTPDHNHAIQCLGAMQLGKHVYVQKPMTHDIYEARILTEAAKKYKVVTQMGNQGSSNDASRTMKEWYEAGLIGDVHTIYAWTDRPVWPQGIPWSTNTQPIPKELDWDLWLGTAPYKNYVDKLVPFNWRGWWDYGTGALGDMGCHLLETPFSVLNLKYAKDVQCSVGSVYVDEFKRGYFPESCPPSSHVTLTFPKTDKTLGDVKVHWMDGGIQPVRPEELGPNEIFGDGGNGTLFIGTKGKMMCDTYGLNPRLLPLSRNEDIQVAQKYARVKDGMEGHYKQWVDAAIAGYGKKEVSSGFEIAGPLTEALLIANLAIRGYDIVRDELGEDVYPGRSAKLLWDNDNMKITNFDEVNQFVKREYREGWKNLTL, translated from the coding sequence ATGAAAAAAGAAGAAAATAAACCAACGAATAATCGTCGTGATTTTATAAAAACATCTGCGATGGCTGCTGCAGCCTTTATGATTGTGCCTCGCCATGTATTAGGTAGAGGATTTGTTGCACCAAGTGACCGCTTAGTAATTGCTGGCATTGGTGTGGGTGGAAAAGGCCAATCCGATATTGCCATGTTTCATAAAAGTGGAAAAGCCGATATTGGTTTTCTTTGTGATGTTGATACAAGAAGAGCTGCTAATAGTGTAAACGCTTTTCCAAAAGCAAAGTTTTACAAAGATTGGCGTGAAATGTTAGACAAAGAGCACAAAAATTTTGATGCCGTTTCTGTTTCTACACCAGATCATAACCACGCTATTCAATGTTTAGGAGCTATGCAATTAGGTAAGCATGTTTATGTACAAAAACCAATGACTCATGATATTTACGAAGCTCGTATCCTAACTGAAGCTGCTAAAAAATACAAAGTCGTTACCCAAATGGGAAATCAAGGATCTTCTAATGATGCCTCTCGTACTATGAAAGAATGGTATGAAGCAGGTTTAATTGGTGATGTGCATACTATTTATGCTTGGACTGACCGCCCAGTTTGGCCACAAGGTATTCCTTGGTCTACCAATACTCAGCCTATTCCAAAAGAATTGGATTGGGATTTATGGTTAGGAACAGCTCCTTATAAAAATTATGTAGATAAATTAGTACCATTCAACTGGAGAGGTTGGTGGGATTATGGAACTGGAGCCCTAGGAGACATGGGTTGTCACTTATTAGAAACTCCATTTAGTGTATTGAATTTAAAATATGCTAAAGATGTTCAATGCAGTGTTGGTTCGGTTTATGTTGATGAATTTAAACGAGGGTATTTCCCAGAAAGTTGTCCACCTTCAAGTCATGTTACTTTAACTTTCCCTAAAACTGATAAAACTTTAGGTGATGTTAAAGTGCATTGGATGGACGGCGGTATTCAACCGGTTCGACCTGAAGAGCTAGGTCCAAATGAAATTTTTGGAGACGGAGGAAATGGAACTTTATTCATCGGAACTAAAGGGAAAATGATGTGTGACACTTACGGATTAAATCCAAGATTATTACCATTAAGCAGAAATGAAGATATACAAGTAGCGCAGAAATATGCTCGTGTAAAAGATGGTATGGAAGGTCATTACAAGCAATGGGTTGATGCTGCGATTGCAGGTTATGGTAAGAAAGAAGTAAGTTCTGGATTTGAAATTGCTGGACCGTTAACCGAAGCTTTATTAATTGCAAATCTTGCTATCAGAGGATATGACATCGTTCGTGACGAATTAGGAGAAGATGTGTATCCAGGTCGTTCTGCAAAATTGTTATGGGATAATGACAATATGAAAATTACTAATTTTGATGAAGTCAATCAATTCGTAAAACGCGAGTACCGCGAAGGTTGGAAAAATTTAACACTATAA
- a CDS encoding c-type cytochrome: MKRNFLLLGLAVLTLASFSTIDSDKKYIKKTAIVEQSNDGEKLIAKSDCVGCHKLDKKLIGPSYVEIAKKYPNNDKNVNYLAGKIIKGGSGVWGTMPMSAHSSLKKEDAKSMAQYILGLKK; encoded by the coding sequence ATGAAACGTAACTTTTTATTACTTGGCCTTGCCGTATTGACTTTAGCATCTTTTTCTACTATTGATTCAGATAAAAAATACATCAAAAAAACGGCTATCGTAGAACAATCTAATGATGGTGAAAAACTTATTGCAAAATCAGATTGTGTAGGATGTCATAAATTAGATAAAAAATTAATTGGCCCTTCATATGTAGAAATTGCTAAAAAATATCCAAATAACGATAAAAATGTTAATTACTTAGCAGGTAAAATTATCAAAGGAGGTTCTGGTGTTTGGGGTACAATGCCCATGTCAGCTCACTCATCATTGAAAAAAGAAGATGCCAAATCAATGGCGCAATATATTTTAGGATTGAAAAAATAA